Proteins from one Geomonas agri genomic window:
- a CDS encoding YajQ family cyclic di-GMP-binding protein codes for MPSFDIVSKVDLQEVDNAINQTVKEIGQRYDFKGSKSEVTLEKESIKVLSEDDFKLKAVIDILQSKFVKRNISPKALQYGKVEQASGSMVRQIITLQMGISKEKAKEIGAVIKETKLKVQSQIQDDQVRVTGKNIDDLQEVIRVLKGKDLDIDMQFVNFRS; via the coding sequence ATGCCGTCATTCGACATCGTTTCCAAGGTTGACCTGCAGGAGGTCGACAACGCCATCAACCAGACCGTGAAGGAGATCGGGCAGCGCTACGACTTCAAGGGGTCCAAGAGCGAGGTGACCCTGGAGAAGGAAAGCATCAAGGTCCTTTCCGAAGACGACTTCAAGCTCAAAGCGGTCATCGACATCCTGCAGTCCAAGTTCGTCAAGCGCAACATCTCGCCCAAGGCGCTGCAGTACGGCAAGGTGGAGCAGGCCTCCGGCAGCATGGTGCGCCAGATCATCACCCTGCAGATGGGTATCTCCAAGGAGAAGGCCAAGGAGATCGGCGCCGTCATCAAAGAAACCAAACTCAAGGTACAAAGCCAGATCCAGGACGACCAGGTCCGGGTTACCGGCAAGAACATCGACGACCTCCAGGAGGTGATCCGGGTCCTGAAAGGGAAGGACCTCGACATCGACATGCAGTTCGTCAACTTCAGAAGCTGA